A single Acetivibrio cellulolyticus CD2 DNA region contains:
- the dptH gene encoding DNA phosphorothioation-dependent restriction protein DptH, which yields MLQLTKYLTEKVVSFFSSRQLKSGDRFSIQFENEFQVRELYNTLSQYPNVERFIYYNDDGVLTYETFCIITDGLRIIVSATIDGIQPDFMTLLRNKVGFEGQFINTCILFIHHTTLDSLIKGAESLHKEGMPINIKTVVGDINKVIHNSRLSKTDKLLMERVLEHKNKEIFDDASSIFEYEYLLNAIQNSTLTSENYKDFGLFYDADLDTVPVAQAKERIKLNFFLFSNVDRIHKYGNPDEDLEKFFDDKGIEKLKAKDWEKTDFRYVLASYENKKNASVIGYIEKENKLTEEGLVYWERPEAESKAKSRIRNILIFNCKRLEKIAIEFNFDDYTKSQYIIDDDKKISSSSQAGKKIRTIINHSVGKTTFCKVTYKDEDVKYEFRIAVVECTENILTDIKSCYTVNYIKSKDKFIAINTDDDKLVLNPKAPHSIEETIRDYCLDVQLLSENQSLTLIKELDEQDNEQEFIRIQLDYCNSVIPLALREQIEKPDEITGIKAWKLKREHKLNFEYKDNNKFVHGTKEYYAKKDFKYHIDLELKIIEDEGLYFIENDERKIYSEEINIDSELRKLYLELIKYYKVRGLLPSLTYMDDVLSVLSVKYVSKFIELVSEIQDSVPLNSSQRDLIKLGTIERTIEEKEIIFTPLHPLNVAYQVVLNDVIGNDEIDDNYLRRLSPINLLPYINSDYDKIYKPIEQQVAPEWSYYVNYKIPRYKGSRAFVARLAKDKISEFVEHFSYLFINNSSPIILKLINLGDCKEILQGIFEYYLSEINSKKKLKELLPINLHIYCEGNTPNVFEEISFYNDTQQVKDEFGIRLDSDIYTEEEILNMFREKVHFYMKDNSNQDYEYCHIAFYQMDQHVKETYGKMADINSGVSLDGLMSGVPSVYIGDSYRTGFGTKFMSENNNILLDLSVKLNSLARTARKLDPYNHSECIITAISEKDKKSLDQVYNTSHWVTFIEPKVDLNFFKPEDEANDLLIIHYSDQYTSSSGYDAITVTRRSKQYQAIIEEYLQQKNVTVCEGEITKVIDLFNSLNGDWLLRMMSYNNHFPKEKLSILSAVKISLAYFYHPDIIWIPVSLEEILRISGGTGLSKGEGLFSAKSLGAKGSLSDDILLIGIQEKDDKIKVHYYPIEVKIGENEANVINKAVEQAQKTRNLLDEKLNDSKYISVLYRNFLIQLAIVSAEKMKLYDIWPQQNWDKIINTPVRTKLLNNDYEISNELDRFIGRGAVLSFKKHAYDRTMKMQDDIRVLTLIENDGYTNILKDMENLKEYYVNGTCDLSKDEMLVNKYKAGNICEDEVQTETKTYTKPDEKIVTIVAEEVIAETKKEVPVKKEEMKILFGHSKLDNMPIYWYPTSTHKVMHTNTGIIGTMGTGKTQFTKSLITQLYTNSVNNVNGTKIGIIIFDYKGDYIKPDFVEATNAKVYKLFNLPYNPLALFLTDNPKPLLPLHTADNLKETISTAFNLGHVQKNSLRELILEAYKKRGIDISDKSTWNRFPPTIEDVYSIYKDRENIKEDSLYSALADLSLFKIFESDPSKTKPLFEIIDGVTVIDLSGNNETIQNLVVAVTLDIFYNQMQVTGHSVIDGNYREITKMVLVDEADNFLSKDFRAIKKIMKEGREFGVGTILSTQLLSHFSTGDNEYENYISTWVVHRVTDVSNKDIRYIYNTQSKAEEDSILNKVKQLEKHNSMVKLDGKLEPILIKDKAFWELVNK from the coding sequence ATTTTACAACTTACCAAATATCTTACTGAAAAAGTAGTTTCTTTTTTTTCCTCAAGGCAGTTGAAAAGTGGGGATAGGTTTAGTATACAATTTGAAAATGAATTTCAAGTTAGGGAACTATATAATACATTGTCTCAATATCCAAATGTAGAGAGATTTATATACTACAATGATGATGGGGTATTAACTTATGAAACTTTTTGTATTATAACAGATGGGTTAAGGATAATAGTCAGTGCTACTATTGATGGAATCCAGCCTGATTTTATGACATTGTTAAGAAATAAAGTTGGATTTGAAGGACAGTTTATAAATACATGTATATTGTTTATTCATCATACTACGTTAGATAGCTTAATAAAAGGTGCTGAGAGTCTTCATAAAGAAGGTATGCCCATAAATATTAAAACAGTTGTCGGAGATATAAATAAAGTAATACATAACTCTAGATTAAGTAAAACAGATAAACTTTTGATGGAAAGAGTGCTGGAACATAAAAATAAGGAAATATTTGATGATGCTTCATCAATATTTGAATATGAATATCTGCTAAATGCCATACAAAATAGTACGCTTACTTCTGAAAATTACAAAGATTTCGGTTTGTTTTATGATGCTGATCTTGATACAGTGCCTGTGGCTCAGGCAAAAGAGAGGATTAAATTAAATTTTTTCCTGTTTTCAAATGTTGATAGAATTCATAAGTATGGAAACCCTGATGAGGATTTAGAAAAATTCTTTGATGATAAAGGTATTGAGAAGCTTAAAGCAAAAGATTGGGAAAAAACAGACTTCAGGTATGTTCTGGCTTCATATGAAAATAAAAAGAATGCTTCTGTTATTGGATATATAGAAAAAGAAAATAAATTAACAGAAGAGGGGTTAGTGTATTGGGAAAGGCCGGAAGCTGAATCAAAAGCTAAATCAAGGATTAGAAATATTTTAATTTTTAACTGTAAAAGGCTTGAAAAAATTGCGATTGAATTTAACTTTGATGATTATACCAAAAGTCAATATATAATTGATGACGATAAGAAGATTTCAAGTTCATCACAGGCCGGTAAGAAAATACGAACAATAATTAATCATAGTGTTGGGAAGACAACTTTTTGTAAGGTTACATATAAAGATGAAGATGTAAAGTATGAATTTAGGATAGCTGTGGTTGAGTGTACAGAAAATATTTTAACAGACATTAAATCCTGTTATACAGTGAATTATATAAAATCTAAAGATAAATTTATAGCGATAAATACAGATGATGATAAATTGGTTTTAAACCCAAAAGCACCACATTCAATTGAAGAAACAATCAGAGACTATTGCTTAGATGTTCAATTACTTTCAGAAAACCAATCATTAACATTGATTAAGGAACTGGATGAACAGGATAATGAACAGGAATTTATCAGAATACAGCTTGATTATTGCAATTCAGTGATACCTTTAGCGTTAAGAGAGCAGATTGAAAAGCCTGATGAAATAACAGGCATAAAAGCTTGGAAATTAAAAAGAGAGCATAAACTTAATTTTGAGTACAAGGATAATAATAAATTTGTGCATGGAACAAAAGAATATTATGCTAAGAAAGATTTCAAATATCATATTGATTTGGAATTGAAAATTATTGAAGATGAAGGTTTATATTTCATTGAAAATGATGAAAGAAAAATTTATTCGGAAGAAATAAATATTGATAGTGAGCTAAGAAAGCTATATTTGGAATTAATTAAATACTATAAGGTTAGAGGTTTATTGCCTAGCTTGACATATATGGATGATGTTTTAAGTGTATTGTCTGTTAAGTATGTATCAAAATTTATTGAACTGGTCAGTGAAATTCAAGATAGTGTTCCGTTAAATTCGTCACAAAGAGATTTGATTAAATTAGGTACAATTGAGAGGACAATTGAAGAAAAAGAAATAATATTTACTCCGTTACATCCTTTAAATGTAGCATATCAGGTAGTTTTAAATGATGTAATTGGTAATGATGAAATAGATGACAACTACTTGAGAAGGTTAAGTCCGATTAATCTTTTACCGTATATAAATAGTGATTATGATAAAATCTATAAACCTATTGAACAGCAAGTTGCTCCAGAATGGAGTTATTATGTGAATTATAAGATTCCAAGATATAAAGGATCTAGAGCTTTTGTTGCAAGGCTTGCAAAAGATAAGATAAGTGAATTTGTAGAGCATTTTTCATACTTATTTATAAATAATAGTAGTCCAATAATATTAAAACTCATAAATTTGGGTGATTGTAAAGAAATTCTACAAGGAATATTTGAATACTATTTAAGTGAAATAAATAGTAAAAAGAAACTTAAAGAGTTATTGCCAATAAATTTGCATATTTATTGTGAAGGAAATACTCCTAATGTTTTTGAAGAGATATCATTTTACAATGATACTCAACAAGTAAAAGATGAGTTTGGAATAAGACTAGATAGTGATATTTATACAGAAGAAGAAATTCTTAATATGTTTAGAGAAAAAGTTCATTTTTACATGAAGGATAACTCCAACCAGGATTATGAGTATTGTCATATTGCTTTTTACCAAATGGATCAGCACGTAAAAGAGACTTATGGTAAAATGGCAGATATTAATTCAGGCGTATCATTAGATGGTTTAATGTCGGGGGTACCTTCTGTATATATTGGTGATTCATATAGGACAGGTTTTGGAACTAAATTTATGAGTGAAAACAATAATATTTTACTTGACCTGTCTGTGAAACTGAACTCATTGGCGAGAACAGCAAGAAAGCTTGATCCATATAATCATTCTGAATGTATTATTACAGCAATATCAGAAAAGGATAAGAAATCTTTGGATCAAGTGTATAACACGTCCCATTGGGTGACTTTTATTGAACCTAAAGTTGATTTGAACTTTTTTAAGCCGGAAGATGAAGCAAATGACCTATTAATTATTCATTATAGCGATCAGTACACTTCATCAAGTGGTTATGATGCTATAACTGTTACAAGAAGGTCAAAGCAATATCAGGCTATCATAGAGGAATATTTGCAACAAAAGAATGTAACTGTGTGCGAAGGCGAAATAACTAAAGTTATTGATTTATTTAATTCATTAAATGGAGATTGGCTCCTTAGGATGATGTCCTATAACAATCACTTTCCAAAAGAAAAACTGAGTATTTTGTCAGCTGTAAAGATAAGTCTGGCTTATTTCTATCATCCAGATATAATATGGATTCCTGTGTCTTTAGAGGAAATATTGAGGATTTCCGGTGGAACTGGATTGTCAAAAGGGGAGGGATTATTTTCTGCAAAATCATTGGGTGCGAAAGGGTCATTAAGTGATGACATATTGTTAATTGGAATACAAGAGAAAGATGATAAAATTAAGGTCCATTATTACCCTATTGAGGTCAAAATTGGAGAAAATGAAGCTAATGTTATAAATAAGGCAGTAGAACAGGCTCAAAAGACAAGAAACTTGCTGGATGAAAAGTTAAATGACAGTAAATATATAAGTGTTTTATACAGGAACTTTCTTATTCAATTAGCTATAGTAAGTGCAGAAAAAATGAAACTGTATGATATATGGCCACAACAAAATTGGGATAAGATTATTAATACTCCAGTCAGGACGAAGCTTCTAAATAATGATTATGAGATAAGCAATGAATTAGATCGCTTTATTGGTCGAGGGGCTGTATTATCTTTTAAAAAGCATGCTTATGATAGAACAATGAAAATGCAGGATGATATTCGGGTTTTAACTTTAATTGAAAATGACGGATATACAAATATTCTTAAGGATATGGAAAATCTGAAAGAATACTATGTGAATGGTACTTGTGATTTGAGTAAGGATGAAATGCTTGTAAATAAATATAAAGCCGGTAATATTTGTGAAGACGAGGTTCAAACAGAGACTAAAACTTACACAAAACCTGATGAGAAAATTGTAACAATTGTAGCAGAAGAAGTTATAGCTGAGACTAAAAAAGAGGTACCTGTTAAAAAAGAAGAAATGAAAATATTATTTGGACATTCAAAGCTTGATAATATGCCTATTTATTGGTATCCAACTTCAACTCATAAAGTAATGCATACCAATACTGGTATTATTGGAACAATGGGAACTGGAAAAACACAGTTTACCAAATCATTAATCACTCAGTTATATACAAATTCTGTTAATAATGTGAACGGAACAAAAATTGGAATAATAATTTTTGACTATAAAGGTGACTATATAAAACCTGACTTTGTTGAGGCTACAAATGCCAAGGTATATAAATTGTTTAATTTGCCGTATAATCCTTTGGCTTTATTCCTGACGGATAATCCTAAACCACTATTACCTTTACATACTGCAGATAATCTAAAGGAAACTATTTCAACTGCTTTTAATCTGGGACATGTCCAGAAGAATTCCTTAAGAGAATTAATACTTGAAGCTTACAAAAAAAGGGGTATTGATATCAGTGATAAAAGTACTTGGAATAGATTTCCGCCTACTATTGAGGATGTTTATTCAATATATAAAGATAGAGAGAATATTAAAGAAGATAGCTTATATAGTGCTTTAGCTGATTTGTCATTGTTTAAAATTTTTGAATCCGATCCATCAAAAACCAAACCGCTTTTTGAAATAATTGATGGCGTGACTGTAATTGACTTGTCTGGAAATAATGAAACCATTCAAAATCTTGTAGTTGCTGTTACTTTGGATATATTTTATAACCAAATGCAGGTTACTGGTCATAGTGTAATTGATGGCAATTATCGAGAAATTACAAAGATGGTATTGGTCGATGAAGCAGATAACTTTTTAAGCAAGGATTTTAGAGCTATAAAGAAGATTATGAAGGAAGGAAGAGAGTTTGGTGTTGGGACAATTCTTTCTACTCAGTTGTTAAGCCATTTTTCAACAGGCGATAATGAGTATGAAAATTATATTTCGACATGGGTTGTTCATAGGGTGACTGATGTAAGTAATAAGGATATTAGGTATATATATAATACTCAGTCGAAGGCTGAGGAAGATAGTATTTTAAATAAGGTTAAGCAATTGGAGAAACATAATAGTATGGTTAAGTTGGATGGAAAATTAGAACCAATACTCATTAAGGATAAAGCTTTTTGGGAGTTAGTAAATAAATGA
- a CDS encoding KAP family P-loop NTPase fold protein: MTTSNFINDCISDADYLGYLPYIEAFEYLICNHNNLMSLPIVFGIHGKWGVGKSTFMNLVKERLDKTNKFFTIDLNPWEYGNDNNFVATFLAKLYKTVENDLCNEEKKQPDRLASLFKAIVKPLKITSDFKLAKVEYDFSKLSFESQKQIVDEYISESYALKETIKFILDAEIFLTKKVVVFVDDVDRCPTEKVMEVIESIKLVLNSENCIFFLGCDKEYLENALNVKYKDFLRFIEGSQIPAEKNEEYKLHNNFKNFSREYLEKIIQVPFNIPSLNEKSIETYIDCILNSKISSTEAQIDYNCDYYKEFKKSLPQKLLSKLFEEVNINPRRIKRILNLIFLNYIFIRFKFNNAENSNKSIDLDILSFLGFIRDLEQEYYKTFLSGKRCKSVFKDQYYVYVNNLSNNKNDDDKSVQKDKHLKNVFVNEYFKLFFDCTKTKSIESLDKKLQNINVYISVSNITTSEEYKENNWGTVGEIKSEITSKKISVFLNRLKGADVFQNFLIWFFENLYDDKKYFIGLQRNIHIYKGQYNSNTDLDSCFLFRIEYSEKENKLFIRFERGSNLTSILINEIEKIEEIKCYEKTKKQFVIENITSNEEMDDIKIVLENLIRKSLNN, translated from the coding sequence ATGACTACATCAAACTTTATAAATGATTGTATAAGTGATGCAGATTATCTAGGATATCTACCTTATATTGAGGCTTTTGAGTATTTAATATGTAATCACAATAATCTTATGAGTTTACCAATTGTTTTCGGTATACATGGGAAATGGGGAGTTGGTAAGTCAACTTTTATGAATTTGGTAAAGGAACGTTTAGACAAAACAAATAAGTTCTTTACTATTGACTTGAACCCTTGGGAGTATGGAAACGATAATAACTTTGTAGCTACATTTCTAGCAAAGTTGTATAAGACAGTTGAGAATGATTTGTGTAACGAGGAGAAGAAACAACCTGATAGATTGGCGTCATTATTCAAAGCTATTGTTAAACCTTTAAAAATCACATCAGACTTTAAGTTGGCCAAGGTTGAATATGATTTTTCAAAATTAAGTTTTGAGAGTCAAAAGCAAATTGTTGACGAATATATATCTGAAAGTTATGCTTTAAAAGAAACAATCAAATTTATATTAGATGCAGAGATTTTTTTAACAAAAAAAGTAGTGGTTTTTGTTGACGATGTGGACCGATGTCCTACTGAAAAGGTTATGGAAGTAATTGAATCCATTAAATTAGTGCTTAACTCAGAAAATTGTATATTCTTCTTGGGCTGTGATAAGGAATATCTAGAAAATGCATTAAATGTTAAGTATAAAGACTTTTTAAGATTTATTGAAGGAAGTCAAATACCCGCGGAAAAAAATGAAGAATATAAATTACATAATAATTTTAAAAATTTCTCTAGAGAGTATTTAGAGAAGATTATTCAAGTTCCATTTAATATTCCTTCATTAAATGAAAAATCAATAGAGACTTATATTGATTGTATTCTAAATTCAAAAATATCATCAACAGAAGCTCAAATTGATTATAATTGTGACTATTATAAAGAATTTAAAAAGTCTTTACCACAGAAATTATTATCTAAATTATTTGAAGAAGTGAATATTAATCCTAGAAGGATAAAAAGGATCTTAAATTTAATTTTTTTAAATTATATTTTTATTAGATTTAAGTTTAATAATGCTGAAAATAGTAATAAGTCAATTGATTTGGATATTTTGAGTTTTTTAGGCTTTATAAGAGATTTGGAACAGGAGTATTATAAAACTTTTCTATCAGGGAAAAGATGTAAGAGCGTATTTAAAGATCAGTATTATGTATATGTAAATAATTTATCAAATAATAAGAATGATGATGACAAAAGTGTTCAAAAAGATAAACATCTTAAGAATGTATTTGTAAATGAATATTTTAAATTGTTCTTTGATTGCACGAAAACTAAATCCATTGAATCTTTGGATAAAAAGCTCCAAAATATTAATGTATATATTAGTGTTAGCAATATTACAACTTCTGAGGAATATAAGGAGAATAATTGGGGTACAGTAGGTGAAATCAAATCCGAAATAACTAGTAAAAAAATATCCGTTTTTTTAAACAGACTAAAAGGTGCTGATGTATTTCAAAATTTTTTAATATGGTTTTTTGAAAATTTGTATGATGATAAGAAATATTTTATTGGGTTACAACGAAATATACATATATATAAAGGTCAATATAACAGTAATACAGACCTAGATAGTTGTTTCTTATTTAGAATTGAATACAGTGAAAAAGAAAATAAGCTTTTCATTCGATTTGAACGTGGTAGCAATTTAACGAGTATATTAATAAATGAAATAGAGAAGATTGAAGAAATAAAATGTTATGAAAAGACAAAGAAACAATTTGTAATTGAAAACATAACAAGCAATGAAGAAATGGATGACATTAAGATAGTTCTTGAAAATTTAATTAGAAAATCCTTGAACAATTAG
- a CDS encoding DUF6431 domain-containing protein has product MIIAYIGRNVKDYRKNFLLYLEKTKFFCPVCGNNTEFHDRYDRHVHIDDKIEWIVIQRVICVGCGKTHAILPDFIRPYKHYSTADIEFVLRDVEEGTTYEQVEATASISTVKRWFKEFKQR; this is encoded by the coding sequence ATGATAATAGCATATATTGGCCGAAATGTTAAGGACTATCGTAAAAATTTTTTGTTGTATCTGGAGAAAACAAAGTTCTTCTGCCCTGTATGTGGTAATAATACAGAATTTCATGATCGCTACGACAGACATGTACATATAGATGATAAAATTGAATGGATAGTAATTCAGCGTGTAATATGTGTTGGATGTGGTAAAACTCATGCAATACTTCCGGATTTTATCAGACCCTACAAGCATTACTCTACAGCAGATATTGAGTTCGTACTCCGGGATGTTGAGGAAGGAACTACATATGAACAGGTGGAGGCAACAGCAAGTATCTCAACAGTGAAAAGATGGTTTAAAGAGTTTAAACAACG
- a CDS encoding ExeA family protein encodes ELYSTPSIEELCERLQYAARNRLFAVITGDVGTGKTTALRKLVDSLDINRYKVMYISDSSLTPRNFYWEVLNQLGCEAKFYRGDAKRQLTRELSNLIETQKRIPVIISDEAHLLSREMLEEVRFLLNFKMDSYNPMSLILAGQSELRDVLKKQIYEAICQRIDIRYHLTPYDRQQTGEYIKKHLEYAGETRDIFTEKAIGEIYDYSHGVARKINKVCIACLMHAAQRQTKLIDDHVVRLIIEDEFNW; translated from the coding sequence AGAACTGTACAGTACTCCGAGTATAGAAGAATTATGTGAAAGATTGCAGTATGCAGCAAGAAATAGGTTGTTTGCAGTTATAACCGGTGATGTTGGAACAGGAAAAACAACAGCGCTAAGAAAGTTAGTAGATAGCCTTGATATCAATCGTTACAAGGTAATGTACATAAGTGATTCATCTTTAACACCAAGAAATTTCTACTGGGAGGTATTAAACCAACTAGGTTGCGAAGCAAAATTTTACAGAGGAGATGCAAAACGTCAGTTAACCCGTGAGCTATCGAACCTCATAGAAACACAAAAGAGGATACCAGTGATAATATCAGACGAAGCACATCTTTTATCAAGAGAAATGCTAGAGGAAGTACGGTTTCTCTTAAACTTTAAGATGGATTCATACAATCCAATGAGTTTAATTCTAGCGGGACAGAGTGAACTTAGAGATGTTCTGAAAAAACAGATATATGAGGCAATATGCCAAAGGATAGATATACGTTATCACCTTACCCCTTACGATCGGCAACAAACCGGAGAATACATCAAAAAGCATCTTGAATATGCAGGAGAAACCAGGGATATATTTACCGAGAAGGCTATTGGCGAAATTTATGACTATTCTCATGGAGTAGCAAGGAAAATCAATAAAGTATGTATAGCCTGCCTGATGCACGCAGCACAAAGGCAAACAAAGTTGATAGATGATCATGTAGTAAGGCTCATAATTGAAGATGAATTCAATTGGTAA
- a CDS encoding restriction endonuclease has protein sequence MRNEDLKKLIVDMGSNISCDLRPIRLKEYIQNYLISKGFSEIQSYELVGEECIIDKKIMLQSPTNSEVEEDAIGKLLFDKFFNGLKDIIQKQISKRIIPSFELIEYPLSREVYIKGFSIPDVNDDALKTKLRNVSRHLDTINTLLYNLEPYEFEKFCKKFLLLVGVNESNVTKRSGDDGIDFWGYADMFEYNSELFIYSEIAEQLVDFHQNGKKFRVKIIGQAKRYKSDNLISPSEIRELLGSYYLERSNSTSLGTNGKLAEPVVGTFITTSHFEPGAIKTAERTGIVLFSGYEVSILLLLKGIGLNSNNIFNKDKFLEWLSM, from the coding sequence TTGAGAAACGAAGATTTAAAAAAGCTAATTGTAGATATGGGAAGCAATATTTCATGTGATTTAAGACCAATAAGATTAAAAGAGTATATACAAAATTATCTGATAAGTAAGGGATTTAGTGAGATTCAATCATATGAACTTGTTGGGGAAGAATGTATAATTGATAAGAAAATTATGTTGCAATCTCCCACAAATAGTGAAGTTGAAGAGGATGCGATAGGCAAATTACTATTTGACAAATTCTTTAATGGACTTAAAGATATTATTCAAAAACAAATATCAAAAAGAATTATTCCATCTTTTGAATTGATAGAATACCCACTATCTAGAGAAGTTTATATTAAGGGATTTAGCATTCCAGATGTAAACGATGATGCACTTAAAACAAAATTAAGAAATGTTTCAAGACATTTAGATACAATAAATACACTATTGTATAATCTTGAACCATACGAATTTGAGAAATTCTGTAAAAAGTTTCTTTTGTTAGTTGGTGTTAATGAAAGTAATGTAACTAAACGTTCAGGAGATGACGGCATTGACTTTTGGGGCTATGCAGACATGTTTGAATATAATTCTGAATTATTTATCTACTCAGAAATAGCAGAACAGTTGGTTGATTTTCATCAAAATGGGAAAAAGTTTAGAGTAAAAATTATTGGACAAGCTAAACGATATAAAAGCGATAATTTAATCTCACCAAGTGAAATTCGAGAGTTATTAGGAAGCTACTATCTTGAGAGGAGTAATTCTACAAGCCTGGGTACAAATGGGAAACTTGCAGAACCTGTAGTTGGGACATTTATAACTACATCGCATTTTGAACCTGGAGCTATAAAAACAGCAGAAAGAACAGGAATTGTTTTGTTTAGTGGTTATGAGGTTTCGATTCTATTGTTGTTAAAGGGGATAGGACTAAATTCTAATAATATATTCAATAAAGATAAATTTTTAGAGTGGTTGTCTATGTAA
- a CDS encoding cysteine desulfurase family protein, with translation MIYLDNSATTPIDPEVKDAMLPYLTEEYGNPSSKYYILAENARKAVEESREKIARLINADPDEIIFTSCASESNNMIIKGVADYKKYVENKGNHIITSVTEHKSVLRPCKFLAGYEDALTNKERNRLKPGKKVERKIDRGYEVSFLPVNGYGQVEADVLENAIKSTTTLVSLIWGNNEIGTLNPIIDLAALCKSKGVLFHSDATQILGKVKIDVKDVPVDFLSFSAHKLYGPKGIGACYIRKGNYGLKPAMTALIHGGSQEDGYRAGTHCVHNIVGFGKAAEIALRDMDSYLPKIMELEKQFKDALKNANPNVEFNGHTEQKIPGVISVTIPGVNNELLIKKIKDSVAISTGSACSADEPSYVLAAIDRGNTTRNTVRISLTKNTTNNILAEFIKILETEFA, from the coding sequence ATGATATATCTTGACAACAGTGCAACTACCCCCATTGATCCTGAAGTAAAAGATGCTATGCTGCCTTACTTAACTGAGGAATATGGTAACCCATCCAGTAAGTATTATATCTTAGCTGAAAACGCTAGAAAAGCCGTTGAAGAAAGTCGTGAAAAGATTGCACGGCTTATAAACGCTGATCCTGATGAAATTATTTTTACAAGCTGTGCTTCTGAAAGTAACAACATGATAATTAAAGGTGTTGCAGACTATAAAAAATATGTCGAGAATAAAGGAAATCATATTATAACTTCAGTTACAGAGCATAAATCAGTACTACGGCCATGTAAATTTTTAGCTGGATATGAAGATGCTTTGACAAATAAGGAACGAAATAGGTTGAAGCCCGGGAAGAAAGTTGAGCGTAAAATAGATAGAGGTTATGAGGTTAGTTTTCTTCCTGTAAATGGATATGGACAGGTTGAAGCTGATGTTTTGGAAAATGCAATTAAAAGTACAACTACCTTAGTGTCTTTAATTTGGGGCAATAATGAAATTGGAACTCTAAACCCTATTATTGATTTAGCTGCTTTGTGTAAATCAAAAGGAGTACTGTTTCATTCTGATGCAACTCAGATATTGGGGAAAGTTAAGATAGATGTAAAGGACGTACCTGTTGATTTTCTATCATTTTCCGCACATAAACTATATGGTCCAAAAGGGATTGGGGCTTGCTATATCAGGAAAGGTAATTATGGATTGAAGCCTGCTATGACTGCTTTAATTCATGGAGGTAGCCAAGAAGACGGTTATAGAGCTGGTACTCATTGCGTTCATAATATTGTTGGATTTGGTAAGGCAGCTGAAATCGCTCTGAGGGATATGGATAGCTATTTGCCAAAAATAATGGAGTTGGAAAAGCAGTTCAAAGATGCTTTAAAAAACGCAAATCCAAATGTAGAGTTTAATGGGCACACGGAGCAAAAAATCCCTGGAGTGATTAGTGTCACTATTCCAGGAGTTAATAATGAGTTGCTTATTAAAAAGATAAAGGATTCTGTTGCAATTTCAACAGGGTCAGCTTGTTCCGCTGATGAACCTTCTTATGTGCTTGCTGCTATTGATAGAGGAAATACCACTAGGAATACTGTTAGGATATCACTTACAAAAAATACTACAAACAATATTCTTGCTGAATTTATCAAGATATTAGAAACAGAATTTGCATAG
- a CDS encoding DndE family protein → MIFRLKTSKRTMEIYEDLAKRVNLQPFALAKLSIALSLKGDVESLKFDTDTNGLDLNKQTITGKYDVMFKCLIEMHCGDHLKDEDYFPKYVKAHIDRGAQMLYNEFRFSKDFISYLAGLEGEAI, encoded by the coding sequence ATGATATTTAGATTAAAAACATCAAAAAGAACAATGGAAATTTACGAGGACTTAGCTAAAAGAGTTAATTTGCAACCTTTTGCTCTTGCTAAGCTATCAATAGCTTTATCTTTGAAAGGTGATGTAGAAAGCTTGAAATTTGATACAGATACCAATGGGTTAGACTTAAATAAACAAACTATAACAGGTAAATATGATGTTATGTTTAAATGCCTAATTGAGATGCACTGTGGCGATCATTTAAAAGATGAAGACTACTTCCCAAAATATGTTAAAGCTCATATAGATAGAGGTGCACAAATGCTATATAATGAGTTTAGGTTCTCAAAAGATTTCATTTCTTATCTTGCAGGTTTGGAAGGTGAAGCGATATGA